The Gammaproteobacteria bacterium genome window below encodes:
- a CDS encoding DUF4442 domain-containing protein — MVISARWLRWGLNLWPPYLFSGIHVERLDQDYRYARVRLSLRFYNRNYVGTHYGGNLFSMTDPFYMLMLLHRLGRDFIVWDLKACIRFRAPGRSHVWAEFHLPDERVEAIRAQALTEGRANPSFHIEIKDASGMLIAEVDKTLYVRPKNRTAH, encoded by the coding sequence ATGGTGATTTCTGCGCGTTGGCTACGCTGGGGCCTGAATTTGTGGCCACCCTATCTATTTAGCGGAATACACGTCGAACGGTTAGATCAGGACTACCGTTATGCACGTGTCAGGCTATCGCTTCGGTTTTATAACCGAAACTATGTCGGCACGCACTATGGTGGTAATTTGTTCTCGATGACAGATCCGTTCTATATGCTCATGTTGCTTCACCGTTTGGGTCGGGATTTTATTGTCTGGGATCTGAAAGCGTGCATTCGTTTTCGCGCGCCAGGGCGAAGCCATGTGTGGGCTGAATTCCACTTACCGGATGAAAGAGTGGAGGCAATTCGTGCTCAAGCCTTGACGGAAGGTCGAGCCAATCCCAGTTTTCACATTGAAATCAAGGACGCCAGTGGGATGCTCATCGCAGAAGTTGATAAAACACTTTATGTCAGACCCAAAAATCGAACCGCTCATTGA
- a CDS encoding hydrolase TatD (magnesium dependent; involved in quality control of mutated Tat exported substrates; not involved in the Sec-independent protein export system), with product MSDPKIEPLIDIGVNLLSRRFVADVDDVVERALAAGVVAMVVTGTDIDTSRQAPKLCERWEGCLFHTAGCHPHHADSMSEADWQQLETLFDTSPHLVAVGECGLDYHRNFSSPDNQRQVFARQLALAAKHRRPVFAHLREASDDFLAIVKEYRPELVGLCVHCFTDGPDVLEVLLDLDCDIGVTGWICDERRNHALTQAIGLIPDGRLMLETDAPYLLPRNLPNKPKNGRNEPCFLPHICREVAKLRRQPADAVARITTENAMRFFHLNVDEESDA from the coding sequence ATGTCAGACCCAAAAATCGAACCGCTCATTGACATCGGCGTGAATTTGCTCAGTCGGCGCTTTGTCGCTGATGTGGACGATGTGGTCGAACGTGCGCTGGCGGCTGGTGTGGTCGCAATGGTGGTCACCGGGACCGACATTGACACTTCACGCCAAGCACCAAAGCTATGTGAACGTTGGGAAGGATGTTTATTTCACACGGCGGGTTGTCATCCGCACCATGCGGACAGCATGTCAGAGGCGGATTGGCAGCAGTTAGAAACCTTGTTTGATACGTCTCCCCACCTTGTCGCAGTGGGAGAATGCGGCCTAGATTATCATCGAAACTTTTCGTCACCGGACAATCAGCGCCAAGTGTTTGCGCGACAGTTAGCGCTGGCGGCGAAGCATCGCAGGCCAGTATTTGCCCACCTGAGAGAGGCAAGCGATGATTTTCTCGCCATCGTCAAGGAATACCGTCCCGAATTGGTGGGCCTGTGTGTCCATTGTTTTACCGATGGCCCAGACGTATTGGAAGTTTTGCTTGACCTAGATTGTGACATCGGCGTGACGGGATGGATCTGTGATGAACGGCGTAACCATGCGCTCACGCAAGCAATAGGCCTTATTCCTGACGGTCGGTTAATGCTGGAGACAGATGCGCCCTATCTGTTACCGAGAAATTTACCAAACAAACCGAAAAATGGGCGAAACGAACCATGTTTTTTGCCCCATATTTGTCGTGAAGTGGCGAAGCTGCGCAGGCAGCCTGCCGATGCTGTGGCGCGTATCACCACAGAAAACGCCATGCGTTTTTTTCATCTCAATGTGGATGAGGAGTCCGATGCATGA